A window from Solanum stenotomum isolate F172 chromosome 5, ASM1918654v1, whole genome shotgun sequence encodes these proteins:
- the LOC125865189 gene encoding ribose-phosphate pyrophosphokinase 1-like → MTSLALPGSFLDVNKTCHGRHAARNSIIRCNVAEPLMFSKENGRPGMPLQVNGDPSFTNLLNANQLRRFPVAHGHNDTRLRIFSGTANPALSQEIASNMGLELGKIMIKRFADGEIYVQLQESVRGCDVYLVQPTCPPANENLMELLIMIDACRRASAKNITAVVPYFGYARADRKTQGRESIAAKLVANLITEAGADRVLACDLHSGQSMGYFDIPVDHVPGQPVILDYLASKTICSDDLVVVSPDVGGVARARAFAKKLSDAPLAIVDKRRHGHNVAEVMNLIGDVRGKVAVMVDDMIDTAGTIAKGAALLHQEGAREVYACTTHAVFSPPAIERLSSGLFQEVIITNTIPVAEQNYFPQLTILSVANLLGETIWRVHDDCAGGFEPYSSLGID, encoded by the exons ATGACATCTTTAGCTCTACCTGGAAGCTTTCTTGATGTCAACAAAACCTGCCATGGTAGACATGCTGCTCGAAACTCTATTATA AGGTGTAATGTGGCGGAACCACTTATGTTTAGCAAAGAGAATGGGAGACCAGGCATGCCCCTCCAGGTTAATGGAGATCCTTCATTTACTAATCTCTTGAACGCCAATCAGCTAAGAAGATTTCCAGTTGCACATGGTCACAATGATACCAGACTCCGTATTTTCTCTGGGACTGCCAATCCTGCACTTTCTCAG GAAATTGCTAGCAACATGGGTTTGGAACTTGGAAAGATAATGATAAAACGTTTTGCTGATGGCGAGATTTATGTCCAGTTACAAGAGAGCGTTAGGGGTTGTGATGTATATCTTGTCCAACCTACCTGCCCTCCTGCTAATGAAAATCTGATGGAACTCTTGATAATGATTGATGCTTGTCGTAGGGCCTCAGCCAAAAATATCACTGCAGTGGTTCCTTACTTTGGGTATGCCCGTGCTGATCGTAAG ACTCAAGGTCGTGAATCAATTGCCGCCAAACTTGTAGCAAATCTGATAACAGAAGCTGGTGCAGATCGAGTTCTTGCTTGTGATCTCCATTCTGGCCAGTCAATGGGCTATTTTGACATTCCAGTGGATCATGTACCTGGCCAG CCTGTCATACTTGACTACCTTGCGAGCAAGACTATCTGCTCTGATGATCTAGTCGTGGTATCTCCTGATGTTGGGGGGGTTGCAAGGGCAAGAGCTTTTGCCAAAAAGTTGTCTGATGCACCCCTAGCTATCGTCGATAAAAGGCGTCATGGACACAATGTTGCTGAG GTAATGAATTTGATTGGTGATGTTAGGGGAAAAGTGGCAGTTATGGTTGATGACATGATTGATACGGCTG GTACTATTGCAAAAGGAGCCGCTCTTTTGCATCAAGAAGGAGCCAGGGAAGTTTATGCATGCACCACTCACGCGGTTTTCAG CCCTCCTGCAATAGAGAGGTTGTCGAGTGGACTGTTTCAGGAGGTAATCATCACAAATACCATCCCGGTTGCAGAACAGAACTATTTCCCCCAGTTGACCATCTTATCTGTGGCAAACCTCTTGGGTGAAACCATTTGGCGTGTCCACGATGACTGTGCA GGAGGCTTTGAGCCTTACTCAAGTTTGGGCATTGATTAG
- the LOC125863823 gene encoding protein PXR1-like: MSRSRRAGAGVGTEAGAAGEAEAAVGGGVAGAGAEAKAEEEAEREGEGRRAEAGEGGGAVVGAGGAAAVEEAGAAEETEEEQKKQKQKKKKNKKKKNKTKKQKEKQKQKQKEEEEEEKKKEKEEEEQQKQK; the protein is encoded by the exons ATGAGCAGGAGCAGAa GAGCAGGAGCAGGAGTAGGAACAGAAGCAGGAGCAGCAGGAGAAGCAGAAGCAGCAGTAGGAGGAGGAGTAGCAGGAGCAGGAGCAGAAGCAAAAgcagaagaagaagcagaaagagaaggagaaggaagAAGAGCAGAagcaggagaaggaggaggagcaGTAGTAGGAGCAGGAGGAGCAGCAGCAGTAGAAGAAGCAGGAGCAGCAGAAGAAACagaagaa GAGCAGAAGAAGCAGAagcagaaaaagaagaagaataagaaaaagaagaacaagacgAAGAAGCAGAAGGAGAAGCAGAAGCAGAAGCaaaaagaggaggaggaggaggagaagaagaaggagaaagaggaggAGGAGCAGCAGAagcagaagtag